The genomic region tCTCACAACTGTTCAATTATGGGTCCATTGGAAACCCAAATATGCTGAAAACTATTATTCCTGAAGGGAAGGTCATATTATGAGTGAATTGTCGTGGACAAAGTTCTTCAAATTTGAATTTACCTCATGTAACAATAAGGCTGCCTTGAAAAGGGAGCAACTACTGAAGTGTCCTTAAGTTACTAGGTAATCAAAATGTAGAGGAGGCCATTCGAAACGGTTCACAACCGCATCTCCTGTTAGGGCCAGGGAGCTCATGCTGGATTGATCGCACAGCATGGTGGGATGGAGTGACAGATGTGCTAAACGTACACGACATGTCTCTGTGTAATCCCCTGAAAAAACAGGAGGGGGTGGGGGAGAGAGCGGGAGCACACAATCAAGCCAGAGCAGTGATTGAGAGCGAACGGAGACAGAGGGAGGGAACGGCTGGTGGATTATCAGCGCTGAGAATCATCGGCGTATCCCAGCACAATACTCTAATGTCACAAACGGGCGCTTGTAAGGAGGACACCGACGGCCTGTAGCATCCAAACGATCACTCAGATCATCATTTTGGTAACTTTCtttgtataattaattattaataccgtattacattttaataccatAAACGATAAGTTATGGTGGCACAATAAGCACTAAATTTGCTACACTACATTAAACGCGTAGCAACAGGAATAATATCATCGATTGTCTGCAGACTGGTACAGATGAATAGATTAGAATAGAATTGAAGAGAATAGCCAGGCTTCCCTTAACAAAACTTGCATCCAatcaaatattcacatttaacaTTTCCCAAAAACTGGTCTGGTCAGGATGCTTAAACAATGCTttcataatacaaaaaaagcgcCACATTTCTTGTGGAAATGTATGccccaaaacaaaaatgcatgcccaaaaacaaaaaaataaaataaaatggctacatttgaaacaattaaatacatatgCTATCATAATCTGAACACTTTCACCACCACAAACCGAAAAGCCtgtatttttcaaaacacagagattgcaaatatttttcttttgctacGCAGAACCAGctacatttctaatatttccaataaaacattaatccTGTCGTGAACTGAACAACctgtatttttgaacatatCTGGACTGCAGTCACTATACTGTTCTTTCATTCCAAAGGActacagtgaaaataaaaaaaacgagatAATAAAAGAGCGATATTTCTAACGTTTGCCATATATTTATCCTATATCATAAAAggtattttcaaaacattctgGATTGCAACCTCTTCTGTTCTTTCTCTATTGACCAGAATCTTTTAAACCAACATGCAATCAGTCGTTTGTGATGACTGGAGCTGAATTAAGGTGGAGAAAGTGTGTTAAAGCCCTCTGTCTCTGATCTAATCCCTAACGATGGCCCGGGTCATAGAAGCTTCCATAGAGCAGCACTATGGCTCACGGCTGGGGTTCTTACATAATCCCCCGCATGAGGCCGGCCCTGTCAGACAGAGTTACATCTGCATCCAGGAGCTCAAACCTGCAATTCTGCTACTCATTTACACACTGGGAGCTGACAATTGCATGATGTGTGTGTCCGTCCTTCTCCATCAATTGCTCAGTTCGGAAGAAGAGTCCTGGTCGTTCCAAACATCTATTAAAGACAATGCAGTCTACGAGCTTCttcagatgtgtttgtttgatgCAATCCTGTCTTTGAGCTCTACAGGCATTGTTTTCCCTTCAGGGCTTGGTTTTGGCTCTAATATGCATTTTCAGCTGTTATAGCTTTTATAAAGATGTGTGCCTTTCTATATCCattcaagaattttttttttacacaggttAACTTCACGCAAAGCGTGATAATATCTACAAGCCAGAAGAATGCTACTTAGCGAAATATCAAAATAGATAtgtatgaatattatattatataaataatttatgtattttatctttataaatatctctatctctatacacatctctctctatacactatctatctatctatcNNNNNNNNNNNNNNNNNNNNNNNNNNNNNNNNNNNNNNNNNNNNNNNNNNNNNNNNNNNNNNNNNNNNNNNNNNNNNNNNNNNNNNNNNNNNNNNNNNNNATATAAACTATTTTGGATTTCATACCAAACCGAATATTGTAATTTGcgcaaattgattttttttccatgagCTATAATGTTTTCTTCTCGTATGAATCTGTGCCCACATAAGAATCTCAAAGTGTCAAggcaaaaatatgtttttttcccccaggcACTGATAAGAGAGGAAAACTATTTTGCAAGATGATATATACAACACAAATCTGTCTGTCTACACAGGTTTCCATTCTTACATAACAAGGAAATTGCTACCTTATGTGTATCTAGTTCTGTATGGTCTATTGTAAAAAGGGCTTTCAGCATTTTCTGCTCTGCTTTAAACTTGTCATCTTTTACCCTGCAcagaaaaaagctgaaaaatacgTGATTTAGTACTGTATGTCAGTGCCCTTTGATTAGCCGCCATTCAGACGCCTGCAAATTTTAAGAAGCCAACCGACTTTAAACCCCAAAATCAAAAAGTGCGTAACGAACAGAtccgattttttttctttgtttctcctTTAGCGGCTTCGCTGCCCACCTTCCAAGCAACGCCGTCTGTTATTTACGCCAAAATCAACGGCTCGGAAGCGATGTCCTGTGAATGTCCAAATCACGCCTGCCAGGAGGTTTTTTGGTACCGATACCTCGAGAGGACGAAGACTCTTCAGTTCCTCGTGTTTGTCAACAGCGCTGGCAGAGAGCAATATGGAAAAAACCTGAACGGCACTCGGTTCAAGGGGTCGTTGTCCGGAGGAAACAGGCTGGGCTATACCCTGCGTGTAACAGGACTACAGGAGGATGATATCGGCCTTTATTCCTGcatgtttaaaactaaaaatactatGCCTGTCGGATATTACATAATGCCTGGAGGTATAGCggcgctctctttctctgtttagaTTTAATGGTGTTTTTCTTCAATGGTGTTAGCGATGGTTTGTGAACGAAGAAGTCAAGAAGACCAAAGCAATGCATCTGAAACacctgttgttgttttactgtcATGTTAGTAAAATCACACAAGCGTTGAACTTTCCATCCCTAAAGTGAGAGGATCTTTACCTGGCGTAAAGTTGGAgatataaacattaacatattttattgtgcTCAAGAGCATCTCAAGATCTTAAATGGCTAACAGGAGACGCAGTCAGAATGAAATAGATGTATAGTGTTCAAAGATGCTGAGATGTTGTTTGGCCACAGCATCCCAGAGTTATGTTGGTTTAGGCAGCCTTGAGCTGGAAAGTTCACGTTAATTGACTTCTTTGTCCAGTTGCCGGTTGCTTTAGGTGCGAAATTCTCGATTTCTGCTTTAAATCTGGATTTATATATGTTCTGTCTTAATGTTCTTGTGTTCTTTGTTCTCCAGTGAATCCTCCGANNNNNNNNNNNNNNNNNNNNNNNNNNNNNNNNNNNNNNNNNNNNNNNNNNNNNNNNNNNNNNNNNNNNNNNNNNNNNNNNNNNNNNNNNNNNNNNNNNNNACTTAAACTGCTATTtgtcacataaaacaaaaacaggtctTCCCATTCAACACAATATATGGAAATGTAGATGACTAAGAATGTCAACATGAAGAAAGCAGTGTGGGTGATGGTAGCATGTGACAATGGAACATTCATGAAGTATTGACCATTAAGAAATACCATTGTGGTACTAACTAAAGGGAGAGATAACAGAAATTTAAAACAGAGATGGAGGTGGAGAGTGCTGGAGAAATTGACACTGCTGCTCATATAACCTTGTAATGATGATTGACAGGACTGCACGATATGACTCCTCCCAAATTTAAAACTtgatttaaattgataaaaataagactGTATATGGTTGTGGACTCAGTGTCCTGTTTTATTAAGACATGGCAGTGCAGATCACTCCTATATCCCCAGAGGTTTgaacttcagaaaggttacagtcATGCTTactaaataaagctaaatataagTGTGCTAGAAACATATTtgaagtaacactttattttgatagtccactttagacattctactaacagtaagtaacttttgCAACTAGGTCAACTAACAGTCATAaaagtattagtagactgtctggcTTCTAACtctatatttttaatggaaCCACAACATACAACAACAGACTGCACATTTATACAGACTGTTGTATTTATGCAGGTatcacaaaacaagcaaaataatttattactagttattgttattgtatgtCACCATTGCATGTGTACAGCTCAAAGGCAAGGTAGTTTTCTAGCTCagtgcagataaagaacaggagtgaacaaaaccagccagaataTAACAAATCAAACCAGTGATCCAAATACTATAAATATTCTGGTTTGTTAAAATGGTAACTAATCCTGCGATAGCAAATGGGACGTATATGATAGTCATGGTCACCgtatttattagaataataagaAACGCTCTCCTCTTCATGTagttttcctcctctctctctcttcctctctctctggtcctgactgcttcagagcttctgagaacagccacgagacaaaacaactgcatAGAAATGGCCAGCAAGAAATGCACACATAAGaagtgtatttgtatatgtctCATATATAAGCACAAAAAGCAGGAGGCAAGAGTGATTGACCATGCAGcagcgcagcagatcactctatatctgagaggtttgtacttcagaaaggttacaggatgaaccacacgccaggtaacgctcaacacagatcagacactggaacagaggacgaccggtgaagATGAGCCCTGATAAAATCAGTGGTAAATACTGTGATATTTGGAAAGCATATTGACAAAATATAGAAGACACAAATCAAAGAGTTACcaatctcacaaacagacagattgaGGCAAAAGAACTCTGATGTAACTCCACTTCCAGTTCCTGTAACGATGAGCCATATAACATAGGAGTGCATGGGAAGGCCTGACAACAGATTGAAGCCGAACACACAAAGTTTCAGAAAGTCCACAAGTCCAACGGACTGAATTGTGGAGTTTGATGTTTCAGGTGAGTGAAGTTCACTGTTGAGTTATTCAACTCCTCTATATTCATCTTCTCACACGTGTTCTGCAGCTGTAAATTAAGTCATTCAGACTAACTCAGTTAACACAAcgataattaaaatgaattaattcttATGCATGCAGTTTATACGATGCAGTTGGTAATTCTACAGAAATGTCCAtttgttatgttaaaaaaatgacttcgtaaattcagtaatattttcttttgtagctTACATTCATATGCATAATGAAATCTATTGTCATATTTTCTCATGACCAATTGTTACTTCTGTTccgtaaaacaaaaaatagccCAGTCTAACTTTAAcaacaaactattttattaaaaaggagTTTATCACCTGAAAGAGTGGATGTTCAGTCTGTTcaatctctctctgttttgtaGACTAAATTCAGTGTTGCTACAAGAATATATATGTGAATGACTTAATTTACCACACGTCATAAAACAGCCAATATGAAAATGTGTATGTACAATGCACAAggtaaaagaaacaaaaacaaacaaaaatgacatttttgaaacCTCTGTAAAATAGAATGTGTAGTATTTccaaacgtttttttatttggaaactgttcaatttaacaaaatgatcTCACTCTTTATATCTAAAGATTAATATCTAAAGATTGCTAGTACTGAACTTGCCCCAAAAGCCTAGGTCAAATGAGAATATCATATATTGTTGAgataaaagcaagacatttaatttaaaaaaataaaatgagtttatCAACTGAAGAGTGAATGTCCAGTCTCTCTGGATGTATTTAAATCTCTGTGGTGTTTTGTAGACTGACATCACAGCTGTCACAAGAATATGTGCATGACTTAATTTGCTGTAACATAAATATCACATAAAACAACAGCTATTGTGAAACCAGACAAAAAACAGGTGCCTCTCATTCAACACAAGATATGGAAATTGAATGTCCAAGAATGTCAGACAGCAGTGCAGCGGATCACtctatatctgagaggtttgaaCTAAAGTTAAATGATTCATATTATACGGATTACATGTAGGCCTGTGTTTTACTGAGATTACAatgttaatacaaaatataacaaaatgaaacaaagtgaacaaaagtgtgtgtgagaatcaGTAACAGAAAAAACTTTCACACTTTTATTACTAAAGTGCACATTTATATAGACTTGTGTGTCTACACAGGAATCACAGTGCAAAATAAGtcaaacaatttaattattattttattaaaatgtcaccaTCGCATGTGTACAGCTCAAAGGCAAGGTAGTTTTCTAGCtcggtgcagataaagaacaggatgaacaaaaccagccagaataTAACAAATCAAACCAGTGATCCAAATACCATAAATATTCTGGCCTGTTAGAAGGGTAACTAATCCTGCGACAGCAAATGGGACGTATATGACAGTCGTGGTCACCgtatttattagaataattagaaatgctcttctcttcatgttgttttcctcctttctctttcttcctctctctcctggtcctgacaaGCTtccagagctctgagaacagccacgagacaaaacaactggacgGAGAGAACCAGCAGGAACTGCACCGATAAGACTGATGGTGTTTGAATAATATACAAGCAAAATAAACAGGACCAAAGAGTGAATATCCAGGCCAAAGAGCAGCAGaacactctgtatctgagaggtttgtacttcagaaaggttacaggatgaaccaccgccaggtaacgctccacacagatcagacactgagaCAGAGGACGACCCGGTGAAGACTAGTCCTAGTAAAAACATTGGTAGTGCTTGGAAACTTGGCATGCAAATTgacacaatataaaacatacaattcaAAGAGTTAccaatctcacaaacagagagatttaGGTTGAACAGCTCTGATGCAAC from Puntigrus tetrazona isolate hp1 chromosome 21, ASM1883169v1, whole genome shotgun sequence harbors:
- the LOC122326942 gene encoding uncharacterized protein LOC122326942, encoding MARVIEASIEQHYGSRLGFLHNPPHEAGPVRQSYICIQELKPAILLLIYTLGADNCMMCVSVLLHQLLSSEEESWSFQTSIKDNAVYELLQMSAIQTPANFKKPTDFKPQNQKVRNEQIRFFFFVSPLAASLPTFQATPSVIYAKINGSEAMSCECPNHACQEVFWYRYLERTKTLQFLVFVNSAGREQYGKNLNGTRFKGSLSGGNRLGYTLRVTGLQEDDIGLYSCMFKTKNTMPVGYYIMPGVNPP